In Pseudomonas oryzihabitans, the DNA window AGCTGAGCGCCTTGTTCAGGTGCAGGTCCAGCTGCCGGTAGCGGGAGTCGGAACCCAGGCTGGGATCGAATTGCTTGAGTGTCAACGCCAGGTCCTGGCCCTCACGCGGGAAGTTCACGTCGTCCAGATCGTCCAGCGAATAGCGCAGCTCATAGAAGCTTTCGGTGAAGGATTCCTCCGGGGTGTCACGCGGTCCGACATGCACCTTGGTACTACCCCAGTCGTGGCCGATGCCCAGCCGCACCTCGGCCTTGTTGCCGATCTGCCGGCCCAGGTTCAGGCCGAAGCCATAGCGTTCGCGACGGTACTCTGCGATGGGGTGATTGCGCTCCAGCTGTTCGATATTGCGTGCCTCGCCACCGACGTAGGGCGCGATGAAGTAACGTGAACCGACATCCAGAGGTTGGTAGAACTCGCTGTAGAGCTCCTGGTGATCGCCGATCTGGGCCCGCGTCAGCCATTCGCCGCCCAGGCGGTTGAGGCCGTTGATGCGATAGCTGGCGCCGAAATTGAAGGCGCTGTCGCCCCGCAGGTCGTCCGACAGGTTCAGGCCCAGCCGCAGGAAGTCCGTGCCGCTGCGCTTGCCGCGGGCATAGATCATCAGCACATTGTCGCCGGGCCCGTCCCGACGGATGCGGTATTCCACCTGGTCGAAGTAGTCCAGGCCGTAGAGCGTGCTCATGTCGTCCTGGAGGCGTTCGACATTGAGCGGCTCCCCCAGCCGCTGACGGATGTAGTGACGGATGACCTCGTCTTCTACCTTGGAGTCGTTCTCGATGCGGATGGCATCGATGACCGGGGTCCGGCTGCTGGGCGACCGGGCGGCAGCCACCGCCGAGGACGGCTCGCTCGGCGCATTCCTGCGCAATACCGCCAGTTCGCCGGCCATGGCCATGGTAGCCCGATAGCCCGCATCGATCAGTGCCTTGACCTCGCTGAAGTCGGCGCTGGTATAGCTGGCCAGCGGCGGCTGGATGAGCAGGTCCTGCTTGCCCAGCGTTGCCAGCTGCGCCTGGGAGTTGTTGCGGGTCATCAGGGTGGTGGACTGGTTGAGCACGTCGAGCACCGTGGTCAGGTCCTTGCGCTTGAGCAGAGGGGTGCCGATATCGACCACTATGACGCGTTGCGCCCCCATGTTCCGGGCAACGTCGATGGGAATGTTGTCGACCATGCCGCCATCCACCAGCAGTCGCCCGTCGATTTCCACGGGGGCGAACACCGCCGGAATCGACATGCTGGCGCGAATGGCGCGGGGCAGATGGCCATGATCGAAGACCACCTTCTCGCCGGTGGTGATGTCCGTCGCCACTGCCCGGAAGGGAATGGCCAGCTGGTTGAAGTCCCGGGTATCGCTGGTATGCACGAACAGCTTTTCCAGCATCATCCCCAGGTTCTGGCCCTGGATCACGCCGATCGGGAGGCCCAGGGTGCCGTCATCGCGAAAGCTGAGCTTCTGCTTGACCAGGAAGTCCCGGTCATCCTGCTTGCGGCGAAAGGGGACATCCTTGCGTGGCGGCTGGTCGGACAGCACCTGGCCCCAGTCCATGTCCAAGGCGATGCGCTCCAGCTCTTCGGCACTGTAGCCGGCGGCATAGAGCCCGCCGATCACCGCGCCCATGCTGGTACCGGCAATGGCATCGACCTGGATACCTTGCTCTTCCAGTGCCTTCAGCACGCCGATATGGGCAAGTCCTCGCGCGGCGCCGCCGGACAGCACCAGGCCGACGGTAGGCGGTGGCGCGCCCCAGGCCAGGGCGGACAGGAGAAGACAGGCTACCAGCAGCAACGGGCGCATAGGTCGGACCACATGGCGGACAGGATCGAGGGCTGCGTATTATAAGGAGCCCAGGCCTTGCGAGGTGTACCGTGGCTGATGCCAAACCTTTCATCACCATTCACTACTGCACCCAGTGCCAATGGCTACTGCGCTCGGGCTGGCTGGCTCAGGAGCTGCTCAGTACATTTGGGACCGACCTGGGTGGAGTGACGCTGCTACCGGGTACCGGTGGGGTGTTCGAGATCGCCTGTGGCGGAGAGGTGCTCTGGGAGCGAAAGAAGGACGGCGGTTTTCCCGATGCTAGAACGCTGAAGAACCGGGTCAGGGACCTGCTGTTTCCGGAGCGCGATCTGGGGCATGGCGAAGGCAGGCGAAGCGGGTCGGGAGATGGCGCCCCCGAAGGGGCGTGAGATCAGGCTTCCGTACTGACCGTATCCCGTACATCGTGGGTGTTGGTGGCAGGCGCGGCAGCGGTCGCGCTCACTTCAGCCGCACGGATCTCCACGGCATGCAGACCCTTGGGGCCCTGAACGATATTGAAATTGACCGCCTGGCCCGCTTTGAGTGTGCGGTAACCGTCCATCTGAATGGCCGAGTAATGAGCGAATAGGTCTTCATCACTGTTTTCTGCAACGATGAAGCCATATCCTTTGGCGTTATTGAACCATTTGACCTTGCCACTGAGCATACCGGCTCCCTCTGCAAAGGACTCCAAGCCTGGAGTATCATTCGACTACAGTTCCAGTGAATCCACACAGGCGCCACTACTACGGAACCCTTGGTACCTCGTCGGGTACAGGATGTTTGTAACACCCTTTCAGCCTTAGTCAAGGCAAGGCAACGGGTGGCTGAGACGTGGATCAAGCTCTTTTTTCCTGCTATTCATCCCGAAATTCGGAATCGATCAGAATGCGTGCAATCGACCCCATCCGACTGGCGGCGGACGACAACGAACATCAGGACGGCGACAACGGTGGCCTGGCAGTGCAGGAGGCAAAACCTGCGCTAAAACGGCCAGCCAGATATCGTGTTCTGATGTATAACGATGACTACACCCCCATGGA includes these proteins:
- a CDS encoding patatin-like phospholipase family protein, yielding MRPLLLVACLLLSALAWGAPPPTVGLVLSGGAARGLAHIGVLKALEEQGIQVDAIAGTSMGAVIGGLYAAGYSAEELERIALDMDWGQVLSDQPPRKDVPFRRKQDDRDFLVKQKLSFRDDGTLGLPIGVIQGQNLGMMLEKLFVHTSDTRDFNQLAIPFRAVATDITTGEKVVFDHGHLPRAIRASMSIPAVFAPVEIDGRLLVDGGMVDNIPIDVARNMGAQRVIVVDIGTPLLKRKDLTTVLDVLNQSTTLMTRNNSQAQLATLGKQDLLIQPPLASYTSADFSEVKALIDAGYRATMAMAGELAVLRRNAPSEPSSAVAAARSPSSRTPVIDAIRIENDSKVEDEVIRHYIRQRLGEPLNVERLQDDMSTLYGLDYFDQVEYRIRRDGPGDNVLMIYARGKRSGTDFLRLGLNLSDDLRGDSAFNFGASYRINGLNRLGGEWLTRAQIGDHQELYSEFYQPLDVGSRYFIAPYVGGEARNIEQLERNHPIAEYRRERYGFGLNLGRQIGNKAEVRLGIGHDWGSTKVHVGPRDTPEESFTESFYELRYSLDDLDDVNFPREGQDLALTLKQFDPSLGSDSRYRQLDLHLNKALSYGYNTFVIGGGLGRTLSTDSDTNVVTSSFLLGGAWQLSGYRQDALSGQNYGLARLIYYHQLTQRSLFPLDTPVYLGGSLEQGRIWNRDDDYDSGNISAASLFLGLDTPLGPLKFTYGLSDQGEHAFYINLGNSF
- the cspD gene encoding cold shock domain-containing protein CspD, which translates into the protein MLSGKVKWFNNAKGYGFIVAENSDEDLFAHYSAIQMDGYRTLKAGQAVNFNIVQGPKGLHAVEIRAAEVSATAAAPATNTHDVRDTVSTEA
- a CDS encoding SelT/SelW/SelH family protein, encoding MADAKPFITIHYCTQCQWLLRSGWLAQELLSTFGTDLGGVTLLPGTGGVFEIACGGEVLWERKKDGGFPDARTLKNRVRDLLFPERDLGHGEGRRSGSGDGAPEGA